A genomic segment from uncultured Marinifilum sp. encodes:
- the rfbD gene encoding dTDP-4-dehydrorhamnose reductase, producing MKILVTGANGQLGSEINELSSSFPNLDFVFSDLPDLDICNKEMLSQFVIENKIEAVVNCAAYTAVDKAEEDAATAELVNATAVSNLVSIAEEENIKLIHISTDYVFDGTAHFPYAETCGVSPIGVYGETKRKGEEFVINSSSDSILIRTSWLYSSFGNNFVKTMMRLGNDRDELGVIFDQVGTPTYARDLAKACLEILSKSERLDSKGKVYHFSNEGVASWYDFAKAIMEIGQVDCQVNPIETKDYPTPAKRPHYSVMNKAKIKADFGIAIPYWRDSLKDCIEKLMK from the coding sequence ATGAAAATTTTAGTGACAGGAGCCAATGGACAGTTGGGCTCTGAAATAAATGAGTTGAGTTCATCCTTTCCAAATTTGGACTTTGTTTTTTCGGACTTACCAGATTTAGACATTTGCAATAAAGAAATGCTTTCTCAATTTGTAATCGAAAATAAAATTGAAGCGGTTGTTAATTGTGCAGCTTATACGGCTGTTGATAAAGCCGAAGAAGATGCAGCAACAGCAGAATTGGTAAATGCAACTGCGGTTTCTAATTTGGTGAGCATTGCAGAGGAAGAGAATATAAAGCTGATTCATATCTCAACAGATTACGTTTTTGATGGAACTGCTCACTTTCCTTATGCCGAAACTTGTGGAGTTTCTCCAATTGGAGTATATGGTGAGACCAAGAGAAAAGGAGAGGAGTTTGTAATTAATTCTTCCTCTGATTCCATTTTAATTCGTACTTCATGGTTGTATTCCTCTTTCGGGAACAACTTTGTGAAAACCATGATGCGATTGGGCAATGATAGAGATGAATTGGGAGTGATCTTTGATCAGGTGGGAACGCCAACTTATGCCCGGGATTTGGCTAAAGCATGTTTGGAAATCTTATCAAAATCTGAACGATTAGATTCTAAAGGAAAAGTTTATCATTTCTCGAACGAAGGAGTAGCCTCATGGTACGATTTTGCCAAAGCCATTATGGAGATCGGACAAGTAGATTGTCAGGTTAATCCAATTGAAACCAAAGATTATCCTACCCCGGCAAAGCGTCCTCACTATTCGGTGATGAACAAAGCCAAGATCAAAGCGGATTTTGGAATTGCGATTCCTTACTGGCGAGACTCTTTGAAGGATTGTATTGAGAAATTAATGAAATAA
- a CDS encoding hybrid sensor histidine kinase/response regulator, whose protein sequence is MKKNRILIVDDVPDNIKVLQAILSGNSYEIHYALNGKDAIMLCVEHSFDLILLDIMMPEMDGYEVCKYLKSKDKTKDIPVIFLTAKVDEEAIIKGFETGAQDYVTKPFNTQELIARVNTHLDLKHKNEALKFMNLQLEERVAERTMALEDSNKSLEEANHQLLTLEDSKNDFLSLMSTELREPLNGIVGFADMLEYSIKNKTNLRYVKFIKQACEKLIGVSDIALLLSALRFDRYEMRIQGIPAHDIVKESVDKLRPLITERKIKLKISIPKNFIIRGDERLLVICMEKILENAIANAPSKSEILVGAELQGQKVKIFVQDSGTHFAEGEVNYTFRFFELKKDQDTQSFKRFTPGLVVVKLVMDLHKAKVEVENRSEGGVQVSFLLPQY, encoded by the coding sequence ATGAAAAAGAACCGTATCCTCATAGTTGATGATGTTCCTGATAATATTAAAGTTTTACAAGCTATTCTTTCTGGTAATTCGTATGAAATACATTATGCATTAAATGGAAAAGATGCCATTATGCTTTGTGTTGAACATAGCTTTGATTTGATTCTTTTGGATATCATGATGCCCGAAATGGATGGGTATGAAGTCTGTAAGTATCTAAAATCGAAGGATAAAACCAAAGATATTCCGGTAATTTTTCTGACTGCAAAAGTCGACGAGGAGGCAATTATTAAGGGATTTGAAACGGGAGCTCAGGATTATGTAACCAAACCATTTAACACTCAGGAATTAATTGCCAGGGTAAATACTCATCTCGATTTAAAACATAAAAACGAGGCTCTTAAGTTCATGAATCTTCAGTTAGAAGAGCGGGTTGCAGAGAGAACAATGGCCTTGGAAGACTCCAATAAAAGTTTAGAAGAAGCCAATCATCAATTGTTAACATTAGAGGATTCGAAAAATGATTTTCTTTCTCTTATGTCAACAGAACTGCGCGAACCATTAAATGGGATTGTTGGTTTTGCCGATATGTTGGAATATTCAATTAAGAACAAGACAAATCTTAGATATGTAAAATTTATTAAGCAAGCCTGCGAGAAGCTAATTGGTGTATCCGATATTGCTTTACTGCTGTCTGCTTTGCGTTTCGATCGTTATGAAATGAGGATTCAGGGAATTCCGGCTCATGATATTGTAAAAGAGAGTGTTGACAAGTTACGACCTTTAATTACCGAGCGCAAAATAAAGCTGAAAATTAGTATTCCCAAGAACTTTATTATACGAGGAGATGAGCGTTTGCTGGTAATTTGTATGGAGAAAATTCTCGAAAATGCAATTGCTAATGCACCATCAAAATCAGAAATTCTTGTGGGAGCCGAATTGCAGGGACAAAAAGTGAAGATCTTTGTTCAGGATTCAGGTACTCATTTTGCCGAAGGAGAGGTAAATTATACTTTCCGTTTCTTCGAGCTTAAGAAAGATCAGGATACCCAAAGTTTTAAGCGTTTTACTCCTGGTTTGGTGGTTGTAAAGCTGGTAATGGATTTACACAAGGCAAAAGTAGAGGTCGAGAACCGAAGCGAAGGTGGAGTTCAGGTGTCTTTCCTACTTCCTCAGTATTAG
- the rfbA gene encoding glucose-1-phosphate thymidylyltransferase RfbA — MKGIILAGGSGTRLYPITKGVSKQLLPVYDKPMIYYPLSVLMLAGIQEILIISTPEDLPNFEKLLGTGEELGLKLSYKEQPSPDGLAQAFIIGDEFIGDDDVCLVLGDNIFYGQGLSAMLQNARKNVEEEKKATVFGYYVNDPERYGVAAFDKAGNVTSIEEKPENPQSNYAVVGLYFYTNDVVQVAKNVKPSHRGELEITTVNQEYLAQERLKVELMGRGFAWLDTGTHESLLDAGRFIETIETRQGLKISCLEEIAYLMGYIDAEQVRKLAEPLKKNGYGQYLLNLVEEKN, encoded by the coding sequence ATGAAAGGAATCATCCTAGCAGGAGGCAGCGGAACCCGCTTGTATCCTATTACCAAAGGGGTTTCGAAGCAGCTCTTGCCTGTTTACGATAAACCCATGATTTATTATCCATTGTCAGTTTTGATGTTGGCAGGGATACAGGAAATATTAATTATCTCAACACCAGAAGATTTGCCAAATTTTGAGAAATTATTGGGAACTGGAGAGGAATTGGGATTGAAATTGTCTTATAAAGAGCAACCTAGCCCTGATGGATTGGCACAAGCATTCATTATAGGTGATGAGTTCATTGGAGATGATGATGTTTGTTTGGTATTGGGCGATAACATCTTCTATGGACAAGGATTATCTGCCATGTTGCAAAATGCCCGTAAAAATGTTGAGGAAGAAAAGAAGGCAACTGTATTTGGTTACTATGTGAATGATCCGGAACGATATGGAGTAGCAGCCTTCGATAAAGCAGGTAATGTAACATCAATTGAGGAGAAACCAGAAAATCCTCAATCGAACTACGCAGTAGTTGGTTTGTATTTCTATACCAATGATGTGGTACAGGTTGCTAAGAATGTGAAACCTTCACATCGCGGTGAATTGGAGATTACTACGGTAAATCAGGAGTATTTGGCACAAGAGCGATTAAAAGTTGAGTTAATGGGACGTGGTTTTGCCTGGTTGGATACCGGTACGCATGAGTCTTTACTGGATGCTGGTCGTTTTATTGAAACCATTGAAACCCGTCAGGGCTTGAAAATTTCTTGTTTGGAAGAGATCGCCTACCTAATGGGTTATATTGATGCAGAACAGGTAAGAAAACTGGCAGAGCCATTGAAGAAGAATGGATATGGGCAGTATTTGTTGAATCTAGTGGAAGAAAAAAATTAA
- a CDS encoding glycosyltransferase family 2 protein, translating to MGKSLITGSIVTYHNPIGDIQKVIESFFKYSCDSILFIVDNSLDNSLSELCTDSRIKYIFNNANIGFGAAHNIAIKQAISMNSKYHIILNPDISFSEGVIESLENKLNINSEIGSIMPKIKYPNGETQYLCKLLATPFDLLLRRFIPFQSFVAKRNKKYEFRFSDYNSEMEVPSLSGCFMFVRTSILEQIGGFDERYFMYLEDLDLCRRIGEVSKTVYYPAVEVTHAYEKGSYKNKKLLWFHISSAVKYFNKWGWFWDKKRSNTNRKALLQFK from the coding sequence ATGGGAAAAAGTTTAATTACAGGTTCTATAGTAACCTATCATAATCCTATTGGAGATATTCAAAAGGTAATAGAGTCTTTTTTTAAATATTCTTGTGACTCAATTCTTTTTATAGTCGACAATTCTTTAGATAATTCACTTTCGGAATTGTGTACAGATTCTAGAATAAAGTATATATTCAATAATGCTAATATTGGTTTTGGGGCTGCTCATAACATAGCTATTAAGCAAGCCATTAGTATGAATTCTAAATATCATATTATTTTGAATCCAGATATTTCTTTTAGTGAGGGAGTAATTGAAAGTTTAGAGAATAAATTAAATATTAATTCAGAAATTGGATCAATCATGCCAAAGATTAAATATCCAAATGGGGAAACACAATATTTATGTAAATTGTTAGCGACTCCATTCGATCTTTTATTGCGTAGATTTATTCCTTTTCAGAGTTTTGTGGCAAAAAGGAATAAAAAATATGAATTTCGTTTTTCTGACTATAATTCAGAAATGGAAGTTCCGAGTTTATCAGGATGCTTTATGTTTGTGCGAACATCTATTTTGGAGCAAATAGGTGGGTTTGATGAACGCTATTTTATGTATTTGGAAGACTTGGATTTGTGTAGAAGAATTGGAGAGGTAAGCAAAACGGTTTACTATCCGGCAGTTGAAGTTACTCACGCTTATGAAAAAGGATCTTATAAGAATAAAAAATTATTGTGGTTTCATATTTCTTCTGCAGTAAAATATTTTAATAAGTGGGGTTGGTTTTGGGATAAAAAACGATCGAATACGAATAGAAAAGCATTGTTACAATTTAAATAA
- a CDS encoding Coenzyme F420 hydrogenase/dehydrogenase, beta subunit C-terminal domain produces MHNKLFTDKIVDLGLCLGCGICTAISADENAKMVLHEDGFLYPNITKEIKEDEKLIKKICPGYNLISKNEKNNFQKLWGECLVVEEGYACDNEVRGNGASGGYISAIAICLLETGKVDAVLHVGGDANNYEANNLKVSKSKLDIIKYSSSRYAPALVFDCIKQIMDDSADVFCFVGKPCDISTLNRFLLVYPQYSGRIYLTISIFCAGMPSFNATKNIISSFNAKLPVKDLQYRGKGWPGFFTFTDKRNEQFSMTYNDSWGNVLGRKLCFRCKICPDGIGLVADFAIGDSWETKDGYPDFEEKEGKSLVICRTEKAVEILDFIKLNKAVESNTLDVKKLPIVQPYQFRRRQFVGVRALAFSFAKFVPMAFSSFMLFKQTPLNRPVTILREFIGTFSRSRKI; encoded by the coding sequence ATGCATAATAAATTGTTTACAGATAAAATAGTTGATTTAGGATTATGCTTGGGTTGTGGCATATGTACGGCAATATCCGCAGATGAGAATGCAAAAATGGTGTTACATGAGGATGGTTTTTTGTATCCTAATATTACTAAGGAAATAAAGGAGGATGAAAAACTAATAAAAAAAATATGTCCTGGCTATAATTTAATTTCCAAAAACGAAAAGAATAATTTCCAAAAACTTTGGGGGGAATGCCTTGTTGTAGAGGAAGGATACGCTTGTGATAATGAAGTGAGAGGGAATGGTGCATCTGGCGGTTATATAAGTGCAATTGCAATATGTCTTTTGGAAACGGGTAAAGTTGATGCTGTGTTGCATGTTGGTGGGGATGCTAATAATTATGAAGCAAATAATCTCAAAGTATCAAAATCAAAATTAGATATTATAAAATATAGTTCATCAAGATATGCGCCTGCGCTTGTATTTGATTGTATTAAACAAATAATGGATGATAGTGCAGATGTATTTTGTTTTGTAGGAAAACCATGTGATATAAGTACTTTAAATAGATTTTTACTTGTATATCCTCAATATAGTGGTAGAATTTACTTGACAATTTCTATTTTTTGCGCGGGAATGCCAAGTTTCAATGCTACTAAAAATATTATTAGTTCTTTTAATGCAAAACTACCTGTTAAAGATTTACAATACAGAGGGAAGGGGTGGCCAGGTTTTTTCACCTTTACCGACAAGAGAAATGAACAATTTAGTATGACATACAATGATTCTTGGGGTAATGTTTTAGGTAGAAAATTGTGTTTTCGATGCAAAATATGCCCAGATGGTATTGGGTTGGTTGCGGATTTTGCAATTGGAGATTCTTGGGAAACCAAAGATGGTTATCCTGATTTCGAAGAGAAGGAAGGAAAGAGTTTGGTCATTTGCCGTACTGAAAAGGCCGTTGAAATTCTAGATTTTATAAAATTGAATAAGGCAGTAGAGTCTAATACACTAGATGTTAAGAAACTCCCTATTGTTCAGCCTTATCAATTTCGAAGGAGGCAGTTTGTAGGAGTGAGAGCTTTAGCTTTCTCGTTTGCAAAATTTGTTCCTATGGCATTTTCATCATTTATGTTATTTAAGCAAACGCCTTTAAATAGGCCAGTTACAATATTGAGAGAATTTATTGGAACTTTTTCACGAAGCCGAAAAATATGA
- a CDS encoding GxxExxY protein has product MSYNSFLFKDECYDILGCCMTVHSELGCGFLEAVYQEALEYEFSRKSIPYEREAQIDINYKGIILDKKYYADFICHDKIILELKSVKAIEDVHIAQLMNYLRATGMPVGYLINFGATRLEYKRFVI; this is encoded by the coding sequence ATGAGCTATAATAGTTTCTTATTTAAAGATGAATGCTATGATATTTTAGGTTGTTGTATGACTGTACATTCTGAATTAGGTTGTGGTTTTCTAGAAGCAGTATATCAAGAGGCTTTAGAGTATGAGTTTTCGCGAAAATCTATTCCTTATGAACGAGAAGCTCAAATTGATATCAATTATAAGGGAATTATCTTGGATAAGAAGTACTATGCCGATTTTATATGTCATGATAAGATCATTTTAGAGTTGAAATCAGTTAAAGCAATTGAAGATGTTCATATCGCACAGTTGATGAATTATTTAAGGGCGACAGGAATGCCGGTCGGTTATCTGATCAATTTTGGAGCAACAAGGCTTGAATATAAACGTTTTGTAATTTAA
- the rfbB gene encoding dTDP-glucose 4,6-dehydratase, with amino-acid sequence MKSILVTGGAGFIGSHLVRLLVNKYPEYKIVNMDSLTYAGNLANLKDIENKENYTFVKCDICDFEKVQKVFADFQINGVIHLAAESHVDRSIKDPFSFAQTNVMGTLSLLQAAKHAWDNDFEGKLFYHVSTDEVYGSLGEEGFFLETTAYDPHSPYSASKASSDHFVRAFHDTYGLPTVISNCSNNYGSYQFPEKLIPLFINNICNNKPLPVYGKGENVRDWLYVEDHARAIDVIFHEGKLGDTYNIGGFNEWKNIDLIKVMIKTVDKLLGREQGESEKLITYVTDRAGHDLRYAIDSTKLKEELGWEPSLQFEEGIEKTVKWYLENTEWLENITSGEYEKYYEEMYK; translated from the coding sequence ATGAAATCAATTCTAGTTACCGGTGGAGCCGGTTTTATCGGATCACACTTGGTTCGTTTGTTGGTAAATAAATATCCGGAATATAAGATTGTTAATATGGATTCCCTGACTTATGCAGGTAATTTAGCCAATTTAAAAGACATTGAAAACAAAGAAAACTACACTTTTGTAAAATGTGATATTTGTGATTTTGAGAAAGTTCAAAAAGTGTTTGCAGATTTTCAAATCAATGGTGTAATTCACTTAGCGGCAGAATCTCATGTAGACCGTTCCATTAAAGATCCATTCTCATTTGCGCAAACAAACGTAATGGGAACTTTATCATTATTACAAGCTGCAAAACATGCCTGGGATAATGATTTTGAAGGAAAATTGTTCTATCATGTTTCTACCGATGAGGTATATGGATCATTGGGAGAAGAAGGTTTCTTTTTGGAAACCACTGCTTACGATCCACATTCGCCATATTCAGCTTCAAAGGCATCTTCTGATCACTTCGTGAGAGCTTTCCATGATACTTATGGTTTGCCAACAGTGATTTCTAATTGTTCAAACAACTATGGTTCCTATCAGTTTCCTGAGAAATTGATTCCTCTGTTTATCAACAATATCTGTAATAACAAACCTCTTCCGGTTTATGGCAAAGGTGAGAATGTTAGAGACTGGTTGTACGTGGAAGATCATGCAAGAGCAATTGATGTAATTTTCCATGAGGGAAAATTAGGAGATACCTACAACATTGGTGGTTTCAACGAGTGGAAAAATATCGATTTGATCAAGGTAATGATCAAAACGGTTGATAAATTGCTTGGCCGTGAACAGGGAGAATCTGAAAAATTGATTACTTACGTGACCGATCGTGCTGGACATGATTTGCGTTATGCTATCGACTCTACCAAATTAAAAGAAGAATTGGGTTGGGAACCATCACTTCAATTCGAAGAAGGAATTGAGAAAACGGTAAAATGGTATTTGGAAAACACCGAGTGGTTGGAGAACATTACCAGTGGTGAGTACGAAAAATACTACGAGGAGATGTATAAGTAA
- the rfbC gene encoding dTDP-4-dehydrorhamnose 3,5-epimerase — protein MRFIKTEIPEVVIVEPKVFGDDRGYFFESFNQKEFEENIGKVDFVQDNESKSSYGVVRGLHFQKPPFNQAKLVRCIEGEVVDVAVDLRKDSPTYKKYVAVNLSGENKRQLFVPRGFAHGFAVLSEKAVFAYKVDNWYSAEHDSGIAWNDEEIAVDWQVEAEKVQLSGKDLKLKPLAKTENPF, from the coding sequence ATGCGATTTATAAAAACAGAAATACCAGAAGTAGTGATTGTAGAACCAAAAGTATTTGGCGACGACAGAGGCTACTTTTTTGAGTCTTTCAATCAGAAAGAATTCGAAGAAAATATTGGAAAAGTAGATTTTGTACAGGACAATGAATCCAAATCATCTTATGGTGTTGTACGTGGTTTGCATTTTCAGAAACCTCCTTTTAATCAAGCCAAATTGGTTAGGTGTATAGAAGGTGAAGTTGTTGATGTGGCGGTAGATCTAAGAAAAGATTCACCAACTTATAAAAAATATGTGGCAGTGAACCTGAGTGGAGAAAACAAACGACAATTGTTCGTACCAAGAGGTTTTGCTCATGGTTTTGCAGTACTAAGTGAGAAAGCAGTATTTGCCTACAAGGTAGACAATTGGTATTCGGCAGAGCATGATTCGGGTATTGCCTGGAATGATGAGGAGATTGCTGTGGATTGGCAAGTTGAAGCTGAGAAAGTTCAGTTGTCAGGAAAAGATCTGAAGTTAAAACCATTGGCAAAAACTGAAAATCCTTTTTAG
- a CDS encoding HD domain-containing protein, whose amino-acid sequence MYSNNKYIKQVEEFVSKLLNNLPENLYYHNLAHTKEVVDACKLLALKSNLNKIESEIVIIAAWFHDSGHSATYFGHEEAGVDIARKFLKSIKYPSDRSSKVFDCILATNYPPNPKNEIQKVLCDADMFHLGSEDYELRCMNLKKEIESVTDQKIPFSYWCDQNVEFLKHHCYFTTYGKKILSFLKDQNLKKYFKSYCKN is encoded by the coding sequence ATGTACAGCAATAATAAATACATAAAGCAAGTAGAAGAGTTCGTAAGCAAATTACTAAATAATCTGCCCGAAAATTTATACTATCACAATCTTGCACATACAAAAGAAGTAGTTGATGCCTGTAAATTATTGGCTCTTAAAAGTAATTTAAACAAAATAGAAAGTGAGATTGTTATTATTGCAGCCTGGTTCCACGACTCGGGACATTCGGCAACTTACTTCGGACATGAAGAAGCTGGTGTTGATATTGCCAGAAAATTCCTTAAGAGCATAAAATATCCGTCGGACCGAAGCTCGAAAGTTTTCGATTGCATATTAGCAACCAACTATCCTCCCAATCCTAAAAATGAAATTCAAAAAGTGCTTTGCGATGCCGATATGTTTCATCTGGGATCGGAAGATTATGAGCTTAGATGCATGAACCTAAAGAAAGAGATTGAATCGGTTACCGATCAGAAAATTCCTTTTAGCTATTGGTGCGATCAAAATGTAGAATTTCTTAAACACCATTGTTATTTTACCACTTACGGAAAAAAAATTCTTTCTTTTTTAAAGGATCAAAACCTGAAAAAATATTTTAAAAGTTACTGTAAAAACTAA
- the wzy gene encoding oligosaccharide repeat unit polymerase: MRSDDSLFRAAKYIIIMFSLFVFISFCYAVITKTYNGDFLGFKVSISFGWLVLNLFISVLPFYFLFLIYKRFKNKEIRKSVRFRYPYVEILFYLLFFWQLFLIISFGVGKMTAGVYSAPSFLLPVIQVSNRLSLGFIYSILVFRTDKIRKIILFTTMMIILSLSKFSIGIFLLIGLVLFVKYNSKCFYILKRYKILLIVGLLFSSVLVKSLYIYRNSLRGVSTEYDNTNILTGVLVGRLSSFANSAQIFESPGVFFISAQQLEYFYFQKQALGGFLSGKFLPRDTPESIMINSKHGENIKNVSYMTGTQGNLIFSLFKSPLLLLLNVCSILFLVFLTFRTTRLMGIEQANELALVLLVNPMASGVANEFSSAFFTPIVIWIYLLFVSAFISINKQKTEII; this comes from the coding sequence ATGAGAAGCGATGACAGTTTATTTCGTGCGGCTAAATACATTATAATAATGTTCTCATTGTTTGTATTTATTAGTTTTTGTTATGCAGTAATTACAAAAACATATAATGGCGATTTTTTAGGGTTTAAAGTGTCGATATCATTTGGATGGTTGGTGTTAAATTTATTTATTTCAGTATTACCATTTTATTTTTTGTTTCTGATTTATAAAAGATTTAAAAATAAAGAAATTCGGAAATCTGTACGATTTAGGTATCCTTATGTGGAGATTTTATTCTATTTATTATTTTTTTGGCAATTATTCTTAATAATAAGTTTTGGTGTTGGTAAAATGACGGCGGGTGTGTATTCCGCTCCTTCATTTTTACTTCCTGTAATACAGGTTAGTAATCGACTCTCTCTTGGATTTATTTATTCTATTTTAGTTTTCAGAACGGATAAAATTCGAAAGATTATTTTATTTACAACAATGATGATTATACTAAGTTTGAGTAAATTTAGTATTGGAATTTTTCTATTGATTGGTTTAGTTCTATTTGTTAAGTATAATTCGAAATGTTTTTATATTTTAAAGCGTTATAAAATACTTCTTATTGTCGGTTTATTGTTTTCTTCTGTTTTAGTGAAGTCTCTTTATATTTATAGAAATAGCCTTAGGGGAGTGAGTACTGAATATGATAATACTAATATTCTTACAGGTGTTTTGGTGGGGCGATTATCAAGTTTTGCTAATTCCGCCCAAATTTTTGAAAGTCCAGGTGTTTTTTTCATTAGTGCCCAACAATTAGAATACTTTTATTTTCAAAAGCAAGCACTTGGCGGATTTTTAAGTGGAAAGTTTTTACCTAGAGACACCCCTGAATCAATAATGATCAATAGTAAGCATGGTGAAAATATTAAAAATGTTTCGTACATGACAGGCACTCAAGGGAATCTTATTTTCTCCTTATTTAAGTCACCTCTTTTATTACTATTGAATGTATGTTCTATTTTATTTTTAGTGTTTTTAACTTTTAGAACAACTAGACTAATGGGGATTGAACAGGCTAATGAATTAGCGTTAGTTTTATTAGTTAATCCGATGGCTAGTGGAGTTGCAAATGAATTTTCAAGTGCATTTTTTACTCCGATTGTTATATGGATTTATTTACTTTTTGTCAGTGCTTTTATTTCAATTAACAAACAAAAAACAGAGATTATATGA
- a CDS encoding GxxExxY protein — protein sequence MNEKYIFKRECYEIIGCCMEVHSELGCGFLEAIYQEALELLFMDTEIPFEREVQLSVFYKGRELNKKYFADFICFDEVIVELKAVNALTDVHYAQVLNYLKATEKRVGLLVNFGSKSLQYKRVIL from the coding sequence ATGAATGAAAAATATATTTTCAAAAGAGAATGTTATGAAATCATAGGTTGTTGCATGGAAGTACATTCTGAATTAGGCTGTGGTTTTCTTGAGGCTATCTATCAAGAGGCATTAGAACTATTGTTTATGGATACAGAAATACCTTTTGAAAGAGAAGTACAACTTAGTGTTTTTTATAAGGGACGAGAGCTTAACAAGAAGTATTTTGCTGATTTTATTTGTTTTGATGAAGTAATTGTGGAATTAAAGGCGGTGAATGCACTTACTGATGTTCATTATGCCCAAGTTTTGAACTATTTAAAAGCGACAGAAAAACGTGTTGGCTTGCTTGTTAATTTTGGCTCAAAAAGCTTACAGTATAAACGTGTTATTCTTTAA
- a CDS encoding DapH/DapD/GlmU-related protein: MIINNLFEFIRKNGIGGALYLVYCFVRSKMKFSNARLIRFPFRIRGKKYITVGDGFTTGYNCRLDAFPIDPTAVTCLSIGRNFQMNDNVHIAAVSSVEIGNNVLIASKVFITDHDHGFYGENEIHDHPDTIPKDRKLSFAPIRIEDNVWIGQNVCILKGVTVGKGSIIGANSVVTTSIPDYSIAVGSPARIVKTYNTLTGKWEKV; encoded by the coding sequence ATGATAATCAATAATCTATTCGAGTTTATTAGAAAAAACGGAATTGGTGGGGCTTTATATTTGGTCTATTGTTTTGTAAGGTCGAAGATGAAGTTTTCTAATGCAAGATTAATTCGTTTCCCTTTTCGAATTAGAGGGAAGAAATATATTACTGTGGGTGATGGTTTTACTACAGGTTACAATTGTAGATTAGACGCATTCCCTATTGATCCAACTGCGGTTACATGTCTTAGTATTGGTCGAAATTTTCAAATGAATGATAACGTTCATATTGCAGCTGTGAGTTCGGTTGAAATAGGGAATAATGTTTTGATTGCGAGTAAGGTATTTATTACGGATCATGACCATGGTTTTTATGGAGAAAATGAGATCCACGATCATCCTGATACAATACCCAAAGATAGAAAATTGTCATTTGCACCCATTCGTATAGAAGATAATGTTTGGATTGGACAGAATGTTTGCATTTTAAAAGGCGTAACGGTAGGGAAAGGAAGTATAATCGGAGCTAATTCGGTAGTAACTACGAGTATTCCTGATTATTCGATTGCAGTTGGTTCGCCTGCACGAATTGTAAAAACATATAATACATTAACTGGGAAATGGGAAAAAGTTTAA
- a CDS encoding glycosyltransferase produces the protein MNNKLKEVNVKFILTVDDDLFHSKLTEEARESIINVGRVDISKCPQLYYESDALFLPTLLECSTANYPEAMKMERPILTSNLSFATKVCEDAAYYFDPMDVDDIVDKLVFFINSQELRTELVMNGKKQLNTFFTSEQRANKYLKICELISKK, from the coding sequence TTGAATAATAAATTAAAGGAAGTTAATGTTAAGTTCATATTAACTGTTGATGATGATTTGTTTCACTCAAAGCTAACTGAAGAGGCACGAGAATCAATCATAAATGTTGGGAGAGTTGATATATCAAAGTGTCCTCAATTGTATTATGAAAGTGATGCATTATTTCTTCCCACACTTCTGGAATGTTCTACAGCTAATTATCCCGAAGCTATGAAGATGGAACGTCCGATTTTGACTTCAAATTTATCTTTTGCTACGAAGGTATGTGAAGATGCTGCATATTATTTTGACCCAATGGATGTAGATGATATTGTGGATAAATTAGTTTTTTTTATTAATTCTCAGGAATTAAGGACTGAATTGGTAATGAATGGTAAAAAACAGTTAAATACATTTTTTACTTCAGAGCAGCGTGCGAATAAATACCTCAAAATTTGTGAATTAATATCTAAAAAATGA